Proteins encoded together in one Terriglobus saanensis SP1PR4 window:
- the xylB gene encoding xylulokinase → MRELFLGVDCGTQGTKALLIDADGTAWGHGHAAHALIERESGAREQEPHWWVEAATAAIQQAVAAAKSKGECVVRGLGVSGQQHGLVVLDEAQTVIRPAKLWNDTETAAQNEEVVQRMGGAAACVEKFGISPLTGYTVSKLLWLKEKEPANFARVRHVMLPHEYLNWWLTGRMCAEFGDASGTGYFDVRKRLWAKDVLDAIDPALFGCLPELIGADEAVGTLKPEVAALLGLDAACVVSPGGGDNMMGAIGTGNVREGVVTMSLGTSSTLYSYREAPMETVPEGVAPFCSSTGGWLPLVCTMNATNVVNSMLSALGLGVEAVDRLLAESAPGADGITVLPFLNGERTPDLPLAKGCVFGLSATNLSAANLLRATIEGVTFGVLGASTWVTASRILLIGGGAKSTQWRQMVADASGARVEVPAVEEAGCLGAAMQALAVSSGKSIASVADVCVRLDEAKTAVPVAEKFAQYAAAMARYKERLKAEFGV, encoded by the coding sequence ATGCGGGAGTTGTTTCTTGGGGTGGACTGCGGGACGCAGGGGACGAAGGCGCTGTTGATCGATGCGGATGGCACGGCTTGGGGGCATGGGCACGCGGCGCATGCGTTGATCGAACGCGAAAGCGGAGCGCGGGAGCAAGAACCGCATTGGTGGGTGGAGGCTGCGACGGCTGCGATCCAGCAGGCAGTCGCCGCGGCGAAGTCCAAGGGTGAGTGCGTGGTGCGTGGCCTGGGTGTGAGCGGGCAGCAGCATGGGCTCGTCGTGTTGGATGAGGCTCAGACGGTAATCCGTCCGGCGAAGCTTTGGAACGATACGGAGACGGCGGCGCAGAACGAGGAGGTTGTGCAACGGATGGGTGGTGCGGCGGCATGCGTGGAGAAGTTCGGAATTTCTCCATTGACGGGATACACGGTTTCCAAGCTGCTCTGGTTGAAAGAGAAGGAGCCTGCGAATTTTGCGCGGGTGCGGCACGTGATGCTGCCGCACGAGTATCTGAACTGGTGGCTGACGGGGCGGATGTGCGCGGAGTTCGGCGATGCTTCGGGGACGGGCTACTTCGATGTGCGGAAGCGCTTGTGGGCGAAGGATGTTCTGGACGCGATCGATCCGGCGCTCTTTGGATGTCTGCCGGAGTTGATCGGCGCGGATGAGGCCGTGGGGACGTTGAAGCCGGAGGTCGCGGCGCTGCTGGGTCTCGATGCCGCGTGTGTTGTCTCTCCTGGTGGCGGAGACAACATGATGGGCGCGATCGGCACGGGCAATGTGCGCGAGGGCGTGGTGACGATGAGCCTGGGGACTTCGTCCACGTTGTACTCATATCGCGAGGCGCCGATGGAGACGGTGCCGGAGGGCGTGGCTCCGTTCTGCTCTTCGACGGGTGGATGGCTGCCTCTGGTCTGCACGATGAACGCGACGAACGTGGTGAACTCGATGCTGAGCGCGCTGGGTCTGGGTGTGGAGGCGGTAGATCGTCTGCTGGCAGAGAGTGCACCGGGGGCGGACGGGATCACGGTGCTGCCGTTTTTGAATGGCGAGCGGACGCCGGACCTCCCGCTGGCGAAGGGATGTGTCTTTGGGCTTTCGGCGACAAATTTGTCCGCGGCGAACCTGCTGCGCGCCACGATTGAGGGTGTTACGTTTGGTGTGCTGGGAGCTTCGACGTGGGTGACGGCTTCGCGGATCCTGTTGATCGGCGGCGGAGCGAAGAGCACGCAGTGGCGGCAGATGGTGGCGGATGCCTCCGGTGCGCGCGTGGAGGTGCCTGCGGTGGAGGAGGCTGGTTGCCTCGGCGCGGCAATGCAGGCGCTGGCTGTTTCATCAGGCAAGTCGATTGCGTCGGTGGCCGATGTCTGTGTGCGTTTGGATGAGGCGAAGACGGCTGTGCCAGTTGCGGAGAAGTTTGCTCAGTATGCAGCGGCGATGGCGCGGTACAAGGAGCGATTGAAGGCGGAGTTTGGGGTTTAG
- a CDS encoding cysteine hydrolase family protein → MKAAEAGVVQQNSFFLLYRKVAMPNFPGSLLDNVQTAIKRPDVVGVVVVDEQGDPPAAYPQRPHQQQVLLFAARFGLPVWLIELNPNPANPNIATRTQLRAFLPQNVPVITKRGLNAFHNTNLLAQLQHAHVDTIVLMGFASNQCVKLTAVGGHEGSPTNPGPFNDGATGLMLTVMTCQNILRGGSVGDWIATPGVEFYERV, encoded by the coding sequence GTGAAAGCGGCCGAAGCAGGTGTTGTTCAACAGAATTCGTTTTTTCTACTTTATCGGAAGGTAGCCATGCCAAATTTTCCAGGGAGTTTATTAGACAATGTTCAAACGGCGATTAAAAGGCCAGATGTTGTTGGCGTCGTGGTCGTGGACGAGCAAGGTGATCCGCCTGCGGCATACCCTCAAAGACCTCATCAGCAGCAGGTCCTTCTCTTCGCAGCGAGATTCGGGCTTCCTGTTTGGCTCATAGAACTAAACCCAAATCCAGCCAATCCCAATATCGCTACCCGGACTCAGTTGCGTGCGTTTCTGCCTCAAAATGTTCCCGTCATCACAAAAAGGGGTCTAAATGCCTTTCACAACACAAATTTGCTAGCTCAACTTCAGCATGCGCACGTTGACACCATAGTGTTGATGGGATTCGCTTCGAATCAGTGCGTCAAGTTAACAGCTGTGGGTGGTCATGAGGGATCACCCACAAATCCAGGGCCCTTCAATGACGGGGCTACCGGTCTCATGCTCACCGTGATGACTTGTCAAAATATTCTTCGCGGTGGTTCCGTTGGTGACTGGATTGCGACGCCTGGAGTCGAATTTTACGAAAGGGTCTAG
- a CDS encoding lysozyme inhibitor LprI family protein, protein MRWLGVALLCGVSLGAQVTTPEEKNWEAVCKKVTSAPLAAPELKGPLRAEQLPQCDAEGLYYGFKGAADNAAALQCGWWQRAHPQPTRGDMFYGAGVLTMLYANGRGVAKNYDLALRFACEQTWAAPAEMEYRIGHLEALRDGKMPATKPFDLCDDGTSGLSMGACEAVTQGLADKKRMGSADAVAKRLPESAKDAFAKLQTAETAFEIARARGEVDLTGTGRAAFSLEEEGRLKDQFQINLQRFAKGDVPAATAPDVTKLDAEMNDVYRGLQNSQKYKNASGGAVTALGIQKAQRAWLLLRDAWIAFAAKAYPGLARERVEAQLIRLRLHQLRSLASSKN, encoded by the coding sequence ATGCGTTGGTTGGGTGTTGCTTTGTTGTGTGGAGTCTCTCTGGGGGCGCAGGTGACTACGCCTGAAGAGAAGAACTGGGAGGCGGTGTGCAAGAAGGTGACGAGTGCGCCGCTTGCCGCTCCCGAGTTGAAGGGACCGCTCCGTGCGGAGCAGTTGCCGCAGTGTGATGCGGAGGGTCTGTACTACGGCTTCAAGGGAGCTGCAGATAACGCTGCGGCGTTGCAGTGTGGGTGGTGGCAGCGGGCGCATCCTCAGCCGACGCGTGGAGACATGTTCTATGGGGCGGGTGTGTTGACGATGCTCTATGCGAATGGGCGTGGTGTGGCAAAGAACTATGATCTGGCGCTGCGGTTCGCCTGTGAGCAGACATGGGCTGCTCCGGCGGAGATGGAGTATCGCATTGGGCATCTCGAAGCATTGCGCGATGGGAAAATGCCTGCAACAAAGCCCTTCGACCTGTGCGACGACGGGACGAGTGGTCTGAGCATGGGCGCTTGCGAGGCCGTGACGCAGGGGCTTGCGGATAAGAAAAGGATGGGCTCGGCGGACGCTGTTGCGAAGCGGCTTCCGGAATCTGCGAAAGACGCGTTCGCGAAATTACAGACAGCGGAGACTGCCTTTGAGATCGCGCGAGCCAGAGGCGAAGTCGATCTGACCGGCACGGGGCGGGCCGCGTTTTCTCTCGAAGAAGAAGGCAGGTTGAAGGACCAGTTCCAGATCAATCTGCAGCGGTTTGCGAAGGGCGATGTACCAGCGGCTACGGCGCCGGACGTGACGAAGCTGGATGCGGAGATGAATGACGTTTATCGGGGTCTACAAAACTCGCAAAAATATAAGAACGCGAGTGGTGGCGCGGTGACTGCGTTGGGCATTCAAAAGGCGCAGCGGGCGTGGCTGCTGCTGCGGGACGCGTGGATTGCCTTTGCGGCGAAGGCGTATCCGGGACTGGCACGGGAGAGGGTCGAGGCGCAGCTGATACGGCTGCGTCTGCATCAGTTGCGGTCGCTTGCGAGTTCTAAAAATTGA
- a CDS encoding sodium:solute symporter family protein, translating into MPALLLFSSRQLTTLSAVDITILCLYFAIVLFIGFYVKDSANTSEEFFLAGREMTAWIAGLSFVSANLGSLELMGWAGAAYQYGILATHWYWIGAIPAMLFLGIVMMPFYYISKTHSVPGYLQLRFGEGARAVSAISFAFMTVLMSGVNMYSMALVMKVVLGWDINFSIWVGAFTVGLYVMLGGLRSAIINEVLQFVLIWAGAALIPIVGLIEAGGWTNLKAQIAHNLGTTTYTHLWSNLGSFTSNPMGVHWTGIVFGLGFVISFGYWTTDFLVVQRVLSANNLRAARMAPIIGAAFKMAVPFIVIVPGLLALAVLRNTDGTLMKLVPESVAAATGQHSYNEVLPLMLVRYCGPGLLGLGITALVAGFMSGMAGNISAFSTVWTYDLYGAYIKKAASDKHYVFMGRASTVVGMLLSIATAYLVMRAASIMDYVQALFSFFIAPLFGTVILGMLWKRATKEGGFWGLLAGTISSVAMWIWVQQDASALRYIALSPDAKPMAENLYRALWSWLVCVLVTVVVSYMTKAKSEAELTGLVYGSTVIPDDGATQLWQKPIFWAIIVATLFFILNLLFW; encoded by the coding sequence ATGCCCGCACTCCTTCTCTTCTCAAGTCGGCAACTGACGACGCTCTCCGCCGTCGACATCACCATTCTTTGTCTCTACTTCGCCATCGTTCTCTTCATCGGCTTCTACGTGAAGGACTCCGCCAACACCAGCGAAGAGTTCTTCCTCGCGGGCCGCGAGATGACGGCCTGGATCGCGGGCCTCAGCTTCGTCTCCGCCAACCTCGGCTCGCTCGAGCTCATGGGCTGGGCGGGAGCGGCGTACCAGTACGGCATCCTGGCCACGCACTGGTATTGGATCGGTGCCATCCCGGCGATGCTCTTCCTTGGCATCGTCATGATGCCCTTCTATTACATCTCCAAAACGCACTCCGTCCCCGGCTACCTGCAGCTGCGCTTCGGCGAAGGCGCGCGCGCCGTCTCGGCCATCTCCTTTGCTTTCATGACCGTCCTCATGTCCGGCGTCAATATGTACTCCATGGCGCTGGTGATGAAGGTCGTTCTCGGCTGGGACATCAACTTCTCCATCTGGGTGGGAGCCTTCACCGTTGGTCTCTATGTCATGCTCGGCGGTCTGCGCTCCGCCATCATTAATGAGGTGCTGCAGTTTGTCCTCATCTGGGCGGGAGCGGCGCTCATCCCCATCGTCGGCCTGATCGAAGCCGGTGGATGGACGAACCTGAAGGCCCAGATCGCCCACAACCTCGGCACGACGACGTACACGCATCTCTGGTCGAACCTCGGTTCCTTTACCTCCAATCCGATGGGCGTCCACTGGACCGGGATCGTCTTCGGCCTCGGCTTCGTCATCAGCTTCGGCTACTGGACTACTGATTTCCTTGTAGTCCAGCGCGTCCTTTCGGCCAATAACCTTCGCGCGGCGCGCATGGCTCCCATCATCGGCGCGGCCTTCAAGATGGCGGTTCCCTTCATCGTCATCGTCCCCGGCCTGCTGGCGCTCGCCGTCCTGCGTAACACCGACGGCACCCTGATGAAGCTCGTTCCTGAGTCCGTCGCCGCCGCTACCGGGCAGCACAGCTACAACGAAGTCCTTCCTCTGATGCTCGTCCGCTACTGCGGTCCGGGTCTTCTGGGTCTCGGCATCACCGCCCTCGTCGCCGGTTTCATGAGCGGCATGGCGGGCAACATCAGCGCCTTCTCCACTGTCTGGACCTACGATCTCTACGGCGCATACATCAAGAAAGCCGCCAGCGATAAGCATTACGTCTTCATGGGCCGCGCCTCCACCGTCGTGGGCATGCTGCTCTCCATCGCCACCGCCTACCTGGTGATGCGCGCCGCCTCCATCATGGATTACGTGCAGGCGCTCTTCTCCTTCTTCATCGCTCCGCTCTTCGGCACTGTCATCCTCGGCATGCTCTGGAAGCGCGCGACCAAGGAGGGCGGCTTCTGGGGTCTGCTTGCCGGAACCATCTCTTCCGTTGCCATGTGGATCTGGGTGCAGCAGGACGCCAGCGCCCTCCGCTACATCGCCCTCTCGCCCGACGCGAAGCCCATGGCGGAGAACCTCTACCGCGCTCTCTGGAGCTGGCTCGTCTGCGTTCTCGTCACGGTCGTTGTCAGCTATATGACCAAGGCAAAGAGCGAAGCCGAACTCACCGGCCTCGTCTACGGCTCAACGGTCATTCCGGATGACGGAGCCACGCAGCTCTGGCAGAAACCCATCTTCTGGGCCATCATCGTCGCCACCCTCTTCTTCATCCTCAACCTGCTCTTCTGGTAG
- a CDS encoding L-fucose/L-arabinose isomerase family protein — protein MPQQMTFGLLVGNRGFFPSHLAATGRTEMIAAIERAGHKAICVTPEETSFGAVETYEEAKRCTALFQKNAKDIDGIIITLPNFGEERGLADAIRLSNLKVPILIQATPDDTGKMSIAFRRDSFCGKMSIANNLRQYGEKFSLTTLHTEAPDSAEFAKDLQEFAATCRVVRGFRNLRLGAIGARPAAFNTVRYSEKLLEQSGITVDTLDLSEIFGRIAKLPDTDDFVQQKLNAIKSYLPTNNTPEAALLKMSKLGVVIDGWMKSNDLTISSVQCWTSMEEFFGIVPCTIMSMMSEKLLPSACEVDTMGTLSMYALTLASETPSALLDWNNNYGNNPDKAVCFHCSNLPKHFFNEGVKMDFQQIVAGTVGKENTYGTLDGKVKAGAMSFARFSTDDFTGTIRGYVGEGAFTDDSLNTFGGAGVVEIPNMQKLLRYICENGFEHHVAANFANVAAPVKEAAEKYLGWPMHHHQ, from the coding sequence ATGCCTCAGCAAATGACCTTCGGCCTCCTCGTCGGAAACCGCGGCTTCTTCCCCTCCCATCTCGCCGCCACCGGACGCACCGAGATGATCGCCGCTATCGAGCGCGCGGGCCACAAGGCCATCTGCGTCACCCCCGAAGAGACCTCCTTCGGCGCGGTCGAAACCTATGAAGAGGCCAAGCGCTGCACCGCCCTCTTCCAGAAGAACGCCAAGGACATCGATGGCATCATCATCACCCTTCCGAACTTCGGCGAGGAGCGCGGCCTCGCCGACGCCATCCGCCTCTCCAACCTCAAAGTCCCGATTCTCATCCAGGCCACGCCCGACGACACCGGCAAGATGTCCATCGCCTTCCGCCGCGACAGCTTCTGCGGCAAGATGTCCATCGCCAACAACCTCCGCCAGTACGGCGAAAAGTTCTCCCTCACCACGCTGCACACGGAAGCCCCCGACTCCGCCGAGTTCGCGAAAGACCTGCAGGAGTTCGCCGCCACCTGTCGCGTCGTCCGCGGCTTCCGCAACCTGCGCCTGGGCGCCATCGGCGCTCGCCCGGCGGCCTTCAACACCGTCCGCTACTCGGAAAAACTCCTCGAACAATCCGGCATCACGGTGGACACGCTCGATCTCTCCGAGATCTTCGGCCGCATCGCCAAACTCCCGGACACCGACGACTTCGTGCAGCAGAAGCTCAACGCCATCAAGAGTTACCTCCCCACCAACAACACGCCCGAAGCCGCGCTGCTCAAGATGTCCAAGCTCGGCGTCGTCATCGACGGCTGGATGAAGTCCAACGACCTCACCATCTCCTCCGTCCAGTGCTGGACCTCGATGGAAGAGTTCTTCGGCATCGTGCCCTGCACCATCATGAGCATGATGAGCGAAAAGCTTCTGCCCTCCGCCTGCGAAGTGGACACCATGGGAACGCTTTCGATGTACGCCCTCACGCTTGCGAGCGAAACCCCCTCCGCCCTTCTGGACTGGAACAACAACTACGGCAACAACCCGGACAAGGCGGTCTGCTTCCACTGCTCCAACCTGCCCAAGCACTTCTTCAACGAAGGCGTGAAGATGGACTTCCAGCAGATCGTCGCGGGCACGGTCGGTAAGGAAAACACCTATGGCACCCTGGACGGCAAGGTGAAAGCTGGAGCCATGAGCTTCGCCCGCTTCTCGACCGACGACTTCACCGGAACCATCCGCGGCTACGTCGGCGAAGGCGCCTTCACGGACGACTCGCTGAACACCTTCGGCGGCGCAGGCGTCGTCGAGATCCCCAACATGCAGAAGCTCCTCCGCTATATCTGCGAAAACGGCTTCGAACACCACGTCGCGGCCAACTTCGCCAACGTAGCCGCCCCGGTCAAAGAAGCCGCCGAAAAATACCTCGGCTGGCCCATGCACCACCACCAGTAG
- a CDS encoding alpha-glucosidase, whose amino-acid sequence MRLAAALLSLVLAAPLSAQSSMTIPPIDNTWWKHAVIYEIYPRSFQDSNGDGIGDLVGITRRLDYLEALGVDAIWISPMYPSPQVDFGYDISDYENVDPQYGTLADFDRLVAEANKHHIRVILDWVVNHTSDRHKWFLESSSSKSNPKRDWYVWNPGKKVDGKTVPPNNWESVFGGSAWEMSPKTKEFYYHDFYKQQPDLNWRNPAVERAMFEGMQFWMDRGVAGYRLDAVPTLFEDTQLRDEPVKPGVNKQGDVNLDDVYTNNLPEVHDVMRRMRAMVAKYPGDRVLIGETYLPNIAEVDKWYGGEKKDELQLPMDTIIGFSSSTLDAARFRKQLTDVETGVHGSQPLLVFDNHDNERSTDRYTVGIQDPVAKDHIAKLLATMLLTARDTALMYYGEELGMTTATPTRKEDVKDPIGITGWPAEKGRDGERTPMQWDSSPQAGFSTTAKTWLPVAPNYTTLNVQAELADPNSLLNWHKKLIKMRRTRDSVRDGGMMMLDESNQSVLSYVRYLPGHHAIVISLNMTDKPQTISLDLAAAKIPPTGPEGYVLRTLQATDTELNAVTTAHFTLPPYATWIGEVQVPK is encoded by the coding sequence ATGCGCCTAGCCGCTGCACTACTCTCGCTTGTACTCGCCGCACCCCTCTCCGCACAGTCGTCGATGACCATTCCGCCCATCGACAACACCTGGTGGAAGCACGCCGTCATCTACGAGATCTACCCGCGCAGCTTCCAGGACTCCAACGGCGACGGCATCGGCGACCTCGTGGGCATCACACGCCGTCTCGACTACCTCGAAGCCCTCGGCGTCGACGCCATCTGGATCTCGCCCATGTACCCCTCGCCGCAGGTCGACTTCGGCTACGACATCTCCGACTACGAAAACGTAGACCCTCAGTACGGCACCCTCGCCGACTTCGACCGCCTCGTCGCCGAGGCCAACAAGCACCACATCCGCGTCATTCTCGATTGGGTCGTCAACCACACCTCCGACCGGCACAAGTGGTTCCTCGAATCCTCCTCGTCCAAAAGCAATCCAAAGCGCGACTGGTACGTCTGGAATCCCGGCAAGAAAGTCGATGGCAAAACCGTCCCTCCCAACAACTGGGAGAGCGTCTTCGGCGGCTCCGCCTGGGAGATGTCCCCCAAAACGAAAGAGTTCTACTATCACGATTTTTACAAGCAGCAGCCCGACCTCAACTGGCGCAATCCTGCCGTAGAAAGGGCCATGTTCGAGGGCATGCAGTTCTGGATGGATCGCGGTGTTGCGGGCTATCGTCTCGATGCCGTTCCCACGCTCTTTGAAGACACACAGCTTCGCGACGAGCCCGTAAAACCCGGCGTCAACAAGCAGGGCGACGTCAACCTGGACGACGTGTACACCAACAACCTGCCCGAAGTGCATGACGTCATGCGCCGCATGCGCGCCATGGTGGCGAAGTATCCCGGCGACCGCGTCCTCATCGGCGAAACCTATCTTCCCAACATCGCCGAAGTCGACAAGTGGTACGGCGGCGAAAAGAAGGACGAGCTGCAGCTTCCGATGGACACGATCATCGGCTTCTCTTCCAGCACACTCGACGCCGCGCGCTTCCGCAAACAGCTCACGGACGTTGAAACCGGCGTCCACGGCTCGCAGCCGCTCCTCGTCTTCGACAACCACGATAACGAACGCAGCACGGACCGCTACACCGTCGGCATCCAAGACCCAGTCGCGAAAGACCACATCGCCAAGCTGCTCGCCACCATGCTTTTGACCGCGCGCGATACGGCGTTGATGTACTACGGCGAAGAGCTTGGCATGACCACCGCCACACCCACGCGCAAGGAAGACGTGAAAGACCCCATTGGCATCACCGGCTGGCCCGCGGAAAAGGGCCGCGACGGTGAACGCACGCCCATGCAGTGGGACAGCTCACCGCAAGCCGGCTTCTCCACCACGGCAAAGACATGGCTTCCCGTTGCGCCGAACTACACGACGCTCAACGTGCAGGCCGAGCTCGCCGATCCAAACTCGCTGCTCAACTGGCACAAGAAGCTCATCAAGATGCGCCGCACCCGCGACAGCGTGCGCGATGGCGGCATGATGATGCTCGATGAATCGAACCAGAGCGTGCTCTCCTACGTGCGCTACCTGCCCGGCCATCACGCCATCGTGATCTCGCTCAACATGACAGACAAGCCACAGACCATCTCGCTGGACCTCGCCGCAGCCAAGATCCCACCCACCGGCCCGGAGGGCTACGTCCTCCGCACCCTGCAAGCCACGGACACAGAACTGAACGCTGTCACCACCGCACACTTCACCCTGCCGCCTTACGCCACCTGGATCGGCGAAGTGCAGGTTCCGAAATAG
- a CDS encoding trehalase family glycosidase has product MRSFVLVLLLALCGRAGAEEIRQYIHTSWDSLSRSTNECASVRDVKVTTAPILYLPAGMAEPADVAKTRSACGVEVLHLPRVMRKIGDVRSEELKRPGLLYLPNRYVVPGGRFNEMYGWDSYFIVLGLVADGRVALARGMVENFFFEIEHYGALLNANRTYYLTRSQPPLLAEMVAEVYEAWAKSDPAAAKAWLAKAVPVLESDHALWTSEAHRAGATGLARYFDLGEGPVLEMADDSTYYPDAIKWMLEHKDSTYLVDANASDAASCTRALTSVCVHATFGGKRLSRDFYRGDRAMRESGFDTSFRFGAFSGSTHHFAPVCLNSLLYKYEMRLAEFSALVGIPAKGWTARAEARQDAMNRYLWDAAAGRFADYDFVAKKRSGYVYSTDFYPLWAGLSTVAQSAKIEQELPKLEMEHGLAMSAEKTGMQWDAPYGWAPEQWFAVEGLERTGFHADAARLAEKFCRTVEANFTRDGTIREKFDAVTGTTDILLTAGYKSNAVGFGWTNGVYVRLIGLK; this is encoded by the coding sequence GTGCGAAGTTTTGTTCTGGTGTTGTTGTTGGCGTTGTGTGGCCGTGCGGGTGCGGAGGAGATTCGCCAGTACATTCATACGAGTTGGGATTCGCTTTCGCGGTCTACGAATGAGTGTGCGAGTGTGCGCGATGTGAAGGTGACGACGGCGCCGATTCTGTATCTGCCTGCGGGCATGGCGGAGCCTGCGGATGTGGCGAAGACGCGTTCTGCGTGTGGCGTGGAGGTGTTGCATCTGCCGCGCGTGATGCGGAAGATTGGCGATGTGAGGTCGGAGGAGTTGAAGCGGCCGGGGCTGCTGTATCTGCCGAATCGTTACGTGGTGCCGGGTGGGCGCTTCAACGAGATGTACGGGTGGGACAGTTACTTCATCGTGCTGGGGCTGGTGGCCGATGGGCGCGTCGCCCTGGCGCGTGGGATGGTGGAGAACTTCTTCTTCGAGATTGAGCACTATGGTGCACTGTTGAATGCGAATCGCACGTACTACCTGACGCGTTCGCAGCCTCCTCTACTGGCGGAGATGGTGGCGGAGGTCTACGAGGCCTGGGCGAAGTCGGACCCTGCCGCGGCGAAGGCTTGGCTGGCGAAGGCTGTGCCGGTGCTGGAGAGCGACCACGCATTGTGGACGAGCGAGGCGCATCGCGCGGGGGCGACGGGGCTGGCACGGTACTTCGATCTGGGTGAAGGTCCTGTGCTGGAGATGGCGGATGACAGCACGTACTATCCGGACGCGATCAAGTGGATGCTGGAACACAAGGACTCCACGTATCTCGTGGACGCGAACGCGAGCGATGCGGCGAGTTGCACTCGCGCGCTGACTTCGGTGTGCGTGCATGCGACGTTTGGCGGGAAGCGATTGAGCCGGGACTTCTATCGCGGTGATCGTGCGATGCGCGAGTCGGGCTTCGATACGAGCTTTCGCTTCGGTGCGTTTTCAGGATCGACGCATCACTTTGCGCCGGTCTGTTTGAACAGCCTTTTGTATAAGTACGAGATGCGTCTGGCGGAGTTTTCTGCCCTGGTAGGAATACCTGCGAAGGGTTGGACTGCGCGTGCGGAGGCACGGCAGGATGCGATGAATCGGTATCTCTGGGACGCGGCTGCGGGACGTTTTGCCGACTATGACTTTGTCGCGAAGAAGCGAAGCGGGTATGTGTATTCAACGGATTTCTATCCGCTCTGGGCGGGGCTTTCTACGGTTGCGCAGTCTGCAAAGATCGAACAGGAGTTGCCGAAGCTGGAGATGGAGCATGGCCTGGCGATGAGCGCGGAGAAGACGGGCATGCAGTGGGACGCGCCCTATGGCTGGGCTCCTGAACAGTGGTTTGCAGTGGAGGGGTTGGAGCGGACCGGGTTCCACGCGGATGCTGCGCGGCTGGCGGAGAAGTTCTGTCGCACAGTGGAGGCCAACTTCACGCGCGATGGAACGATTCGTGAGAAGTTCGACGCGGTGACCGGGACTACTGACATCCTGCTGACAGCCGGCTATAAGAGCAATGCGGTTGGTTTTGGGTGGACGAATGGGGTGTATGTGCGGTTGATTGGGCTGAAGTAG